A section of the Aphelocoma coerulescens isolate FSJ_1873_10779 unplaced genomic scaffold, UR_Acoe_1.0 HiC_scaffold_60, whole genome shotgun sequence genome encodes:
- the LOC138101973 gene encoding serine/threonine-protein kinase pim-1-like gives MPGRAMRPARPRPRAGLRPPRPRASRRGLASARLLPYWRWRRWAGISACLLGSTVSLWLRLARPRPRPRPRPRLLPGPAEETDGAAAPAASAASSPVRALPLGSAAPAPEPPVSPSKEATSGDTRPGAVEERPAAVSGPGPSADSRVSPAGNAQQGLRERYLEGSLLGRGGFGSVFAATRLSDGAPVAIKWVPRTRIRHWGELPNGTSAPLEVVLLDKVSTGFPGVVQLLEWLELPSNVVLVMERPEQSQDLLHFIRARGFLSEEVARELFRQVLEAVRHCTSCGVLHRDLKPENILVDLATGQAKLIDFGCGTYLQDTAYTSFAGTPAYSPPEWTHFGWYYGEAATVWSLGIVLHQMVCGRHPFPKGRNISWGQLSLPERLSQDCKELIRWCLSLHSLDRPSLEDLSCDPWLQDIHHP, from the exons atgccaggccgggccatgcgcccggcccgcccccggccccgggcggggctgcgccctccccgcccccgggcgtcccgccgcggtctcgcctccgcccggctcttgCCCTACTGGCGGTGGCGccgctgggcgggcatcagtgcctgcctcTTGGGCAGCACTGTTAGcctctggctccggctggcccggccccggccccggccccggccccggccccggctcctcccggggcccgccgagGAGACagacggcgcggccgctcccgccgcgtccGCGGCGTCTTCCCCGGTCCGAGCTCTTCCGCTCGGCagcgcggcccccgcccccgagccgccggtgtccCCTTCGAAAGAGGCAACATCTGGGGatacccggcccggggcggttgaggagCGCCCGGCGGCCGTttctggccccgggccgagcgctgacagcCGCGTCTCGCCGGCAGGGAatgcgcagcagggcctgagggAGCGCTACCTGgagggttcgctgctggggcgcggcggcttcggcagcgtcttcgcggccacgcggctctcggacggcgccccg gtggccatcaaatggGTGCCACGGACCCGCATCcgtcattggggcgagctg cccaacGGCACCAGCGCACCACTCGaggtcgtgctgctggacaaggtgtccaccGGCTTCCCTGGTGTGGTGCAGCTCCTCGAGTGGCTCGAGCTGCCCAGCAACGtggtgctggtgatggagcGGCCGGAGCAGTCTCAGGACCTGCTCCATTTCATTCGAGCGCGGGGCTTCCTGTCCGAGGAGGTGGCACGGGAGCTGTTCCGCCAggtcctggaggccgtgcggcactgcaccagctgcggggtccttcaCAGGGACCTGAAaccagagaacatcctggttgacctggccacGGGCCAGGCCAAATTGATTGACTTTGGCtgcggcacctacctgcaagacacagcctacaccagctttgcag GAACACCAGcgtacagccccccggaatggacccattttggctggtactacggcgaggcagctaccgtctggtccctgggcatcgtgctgcaccagatggtctgcgggcgGCACCCGTTCCCGAAGGGCCGGAACATCAGCTGGGGCCAGCTGTCGCTCCCAGAACGGCTCTCTCAAG ACTGCAAGGAACTGATCAGATGGTGTCTGTCCCTGCACTCCTTGGacaggccctcattagaagacctgtcgtGTGATCCTTGGCTGCAGGATATTCATCATCCAtag